The Vigna unguiculata cultivar IT97K-499-35 chromosome 11, ASM411807v1, whole genome shotgun sequence genomic sequence tatgtttttaatcccttACCTtgtagtgaaaattagaattaatcattctttaaaattttggttcaatttagtccttcatctttagaaaatgcgtgaatttaatcattttaatccaattttgtgAAGTTTATTAGTCATCTAGTCATTTTAGTCCAATCTTGTGAAGTTTATTAGACGTTTGAAACGCATTTCTTATCTAAAAGTGAAGTggaaatgtgtcaaataatgtaaaaaattcaaatattattatgaaattgtgtttgaaacgtcaaataaatttaataaaatttgattaaaagaactaaatataaatatttctaaagtttggagactaaattagtctaaatttttaaaaattaataattttaattttcacttaaaattaaagaatgtAATTTTTGGTGAATGTAAGTGAGCCAAATGCATAATTTTTAAAGAAGCACTCATTTCGATAACCTAAAAGATGGATGCTATTGCCCTTTCATAAAggtttaagtttaaaaaaatatgaacacaTTAACAAATAAGATCAATTGAAATGCACCATTTATTTAGCATATATTAGTTTACCTTTAATTAATACTAAATTGATAAGAATCAGAAGAAATTGTTATTTAGCTAATTAATTTCTCGTATATATCCTCGTACATTTATAGAAATGGTGCCATTACCTTAATCGCAAAACGCAATGCATGCGTAGCTTTGAGTCGTTGGAGACATTAATTTGTTCACACGCGGTTTTGTTCTCTACGCAGGATTCAACCGCCTAAGTTTTAGGCAAAATCCAAttcttgattttgatttttgcCAACTTAATCCCAAAATTTTCAGCTCTATAAAGTCACGATGAAATCACAGTTTCTTCTCCGTTCACAAACACTGTTTTTACCTCAAAAGCAAGTTCTCAAACCCTATTACCCAGAAGCCATGGCCACCACTACAAGGGACCTCAAAATCCACCTTTCAAAAAGACAAAGAGGTCTCAGAATCTGTTTGTGCGTGTCCTCACTTGTGATCCTCGTTGCTGCGATCTTGATCTTGATCTTCACCATCTTCAAGCCCAAGGACCCTTCGGTGTTCGTCAACCCTGTTGACCTCGAAAACTTTCAAGTGCTCTCACCAAATTCTAGCGGTGCCCCTTTGAACTTGGTGATCACAATTCAGAACCCAAACTATGCAAGTTTCAAGAACAGAAATGGCAGTGGGTATCTCAAATACGGCGACACCATTATTGCAGAAATACCCTTAGAATCACGGTTATTCCCTGCAAGAAGCACCACGAATGTGAGCACCACTGCGAATATTCAGACAGAAAAATTGCTAAAAGATCCAAACTTTATGGTAGCTGTGGAAGGTGGGGCCTTCAATATGACATCAGAGGCAAAACTTTCTGGGAAAGTGAGGATGGCGAAGATTATAAGGTTGAAGGCGAAGGTTTATCTCTCTTGCACCATCTCTTTGAACATTTCTGCTTTTCAAACCGCTTCCACCTGCATCTCCAAACTCAAGCTATGATTCTTAGTTTCCAAAGGAACTTTGCATTGAGATCGTTTGTGATTGGTTTATGTTACCGACATGGATTGATTCTgatgctttatatatatatatatattatatatatagctGCTGCAATCAAGTGAAAAACTCTTGGAATTCAGGAATGTATAGTAATTTTTAGGTGTGCTTCCACTTTGCAGCACATGAAAATTGTTGATTGATAGAGTGAACAcattcatataaataataaataataatagtgcattccaattaatttatgttattgatgtgttcttattattattattctggGATTCTTTTGAGATGCTCATATATGTGACAGAGAAAAATAGAGCAGAAGCAGAAGTAGTAGTGACAATCACAGTGATGGTGATGGTGATATCTTTATTATTCATTATGCTCGTTTTAAATGTGACAGAAAATATAGAGCAGAAAGCTATAAGCACAAGTAGTGACAACACAGTGAtcatatctttattatttattatgcttTCTTTATTCAATGCACACAATCTCTGGTGAAACAACTTTCCtctgcagaaaaagaaaacacacaaaaaaatatttgcatttttaattattaactattaTATAATACTAGTAAGggaattatttaatatatctgtattaatgttttcttctctcaattattaaatgtttaagagttcactaatatttatttttgcaaagtttaattttaaatttttgagttttaagaaaattaggtGAGAAAGTcaattattttgtctcaataAGGAAATTCGAATATGAGAGAGGTATTCATCTAAACAATTAATgtatttggaaaattaaaaaattctgttaaaaataattcaaatgtcatatattttaattttcttggtAGAATGGCTTGTCCAAACTCATGGTTAAGGAAgtagtaacatttttttctctttggaAAATGTTAGATTGAACTCTTTTTTGCAATCTTTTTAGACACaaaaaatacaacataaattaatattttaaatatattatttaaattcatgtGAAGGcccaattttatattttttattattaatttacatctataaaatatattatttaaattaatattatttagttgtttttctgttttctctttCGATACTgatattaattcaaaatatttttactataatttctgcattttcttttattcatttagatcgtttatttaataaaggaaaaaaattgtaattatttataaagaaaaaactaatttttttttctatttaattaaaaataactttttttaattaaagaaaaactaGTGTTATTTTGCTTGTTAGAATTTGGGCCTGgcccaattttaaatttttctttatttctaagGGGTTTTTTTTTCTGCATCTCAAAAATTTCCTCTGCACCTCCAATTGTTTTTCAAATCTCAAAAAGATTCTTTGACTATTTAAGCAAAGTTACACAAATCATAACCTCAAAATTAATTCTGGATGTAAACTTTCGATGAAGAATACTTTTTgatgtcaaaatatattatcggaAATTGACTTCCAAACAATGGCTGATCTTGGTCAAAAAATTTGAAGGAGCCAAAATAGTATCTcaaattttatatgtttaattattattattaatataacaaaagtatatataatttagtattaaaattcttgtatatttttccttataaaaattataattttgaaattgtatttgatatgaaactcattttaaattaatttttctaatttcatctctttccTTGTATATTTCCATTTTTGAGcacgttttttttaataagttctgaaaaattaatatgaattaatatgaaattttccaTTTTAATTCTTTGAATTTTAAGTAATGGTTCTCTAATTCAACAATTAAATTCCTAGTATCATgcttaaaaataagtaaaaaagtaattttgtattatttttatcttcaaagatatatttccttttatcacttcacagaaaatgaatatattattctatttttcatcaatatacctatttaaaaaaattaagactaaaaaataatttatcaaaatctaatcaaaaatcaagagacgtaattactaaaagaaatatgataatcaagtcacatttAAGAAATGGTTATGACAAAACATATAGTAcacaacttttctttttatattcataaaaaaaaaaactaaatataaaattaatattttcctatCAATAAGAGAGAGTTgcctttttttatcttaaaagataATGAATGAGAACTAAGAGCAAAGAATGAATTTATATTCAatcttctatttcttttattaaaacaaaaaataaaaaaagagatgtaagagtaataaatgaatataatacgtgagaaatttaaaatgggaaaaaataaacaaaatatcttaataaactttattattttttattatatttaatttttattttatttattaatattaaatattatatttaaaaaaaatagaaatcaattcaatcttttttaaatatttaaaaataaataaaaacttggGTCATGCACCTTCGGACCTTCTAAAGTCTGTCGTTGTttccaataaatatatatatatatatatatatatatatatatatatatagatattaaatattatatttaaaacaaaatagaaatcaattcaatttttttaaatatttaaaaataaataaaaactagggTCATGTACTTCGAACCTTCTAAAGTCTGTCGTtgtttccaaaatatatatatatatatatatatatatatatatatatatatatatatatatatatatatatatatatatatatatatatatatatatatatatatatatatatatatatattctcgttcatattttttaatttaaagtttaacagtttttaaattttattatttttagtttaatttattttttaatatattatataaaaacaaaattttatatttatagtaatgtttaattttatttttaaacatatattaaaaatacttaagatataaattaaattaaaaatacttaaacttcaaattaaaaatatattaatttgtttaattttatttataatttatgttctctaaattttaaatttattttttcttatttattttttatgttttcaaatttcttaatacatatttaaaaataaaataaaaaattaatttaaattattttttaattttatgtataattaaaaaataaacttactttaaatataattaaaaaataaatttgaaatttaaaaaaataaaaatgaatatatatatatatatatatatatatatatatattttgacatttgaaaatctaaatttatcatTGGATATCGATATCTGGAAGTATTTcacatgaaatatttttaaggaAAGTCAATATCAGAAAGTAATTTTGGGGTGTGATGTGCGTAGTATTTCTCAaatggttaaaaaaatatttttgagttttaaaaaattattagaggTGGAGAATAAATCttggaggtgcagaaagaaTTTCCAATTTCTTATTCTCTTTGTCAAGATTTCTTTGtccttttaaactttttttgcataaaaaaaattgataccaATTATCCAAACTATTATGATTtgtttacatatatttaaaatcttaatcAATTGGTTGTTTTATTAGGAATTTGACATATGAAAATGGAGTATTTTAAGATTTTGCAAAGGAGATGATGTCTTTTTATATGGATTTGACCTATATTTTATTGGTATTGAATTTTTCAGTGAATTTGAAAAACACATTAGTGAATGTGAATATGTAGTATATGTATTACCTttttataagataattatttttcattttttcattttgtttttttaagtaattgaaTTCAAAAGctttgttgtttgagttaacCATGGATCTAAGTTCTATTTTAATAGGAATTTGCAAAATTCCAAGCAcgtttgatgaaaaaaatggactaaattatcaagttaatatatattttttttgttgcaaaCTTTGTGAAGTCATTTGAATTCTTTTTGTTTGATACATTCTATCTTTCTTTAATTTCAACCTTTTTCTAAGTTTCTATTTGATTTATAATTAGGTTGATTTTATAATAGTATACGTCATAGAAAATAAAGGGGCCTAAATTATCTTAGATTTCTTCGTTCTAAGCTCAATGAATATTTCATTCTAAAGTAAAATAACAAACTCTTTCAATAAtgaaataaactaatataaaaatttgttaattaagATGCACAATATTAAGTATTAGAAGAATCAATTTAATTCTTACAACATGAGTTGTTAATTCGATgctgtatttattaaattgtattaaAGCAATCAAATGGTCCTGGAGATGACACATTCAACTATCTTAGGACTCTGTAGTTCACCTAATCGcataaataatacatttttaatggaaaatataaattgttaatatcttaattttttataatttttattgaaaaaatattactttcGAGTTCGATCCGGTCCACCACGAGTTGGTGGATTAAATGTAACATCCAAAAACTGAATAAcctcaatttaataaaacatcacatacatgaATATTCAAAGAGTACGAGGTTTAGGGTATAAAGGTATGCAATACATCAAATATACCCAGGTTACAAGAAAAAAGGCTCCACACGGCCCAAACAGAAAGATGTTGGAAAGACAAATAATCATACTAGGTCTTGTTCAGACGAGAAAAGTCATAACTAATAAAAGTACTCCAGCAATGGGTCCCACAGTGGGCCCAATACCATCCAATCCATCAAGCTGCAGCATCCCTAATATCCTCACCACTCACCACTGCCaagggttctcacatctgctcacatcaacaaggttgatgatcattgcaaaggaagagaccacacataacacacaagcaaacgaaagggtaagctagcgaATAAATCATCATATCAGGCACTCAACATACCATTTCACATCCAAGCACACATAGCAGACACTCACATGTGAAGTATCCATCCATATAGAACCCTAAGATTTAACTATCCGGATACgtaactgaggcaccaccatgtgGCAATGGAATTATGTCTTACCAATGATGCGTCACCGCGAGGCCTTCACGGAATTATACCCTTcaggaggcaccaccacgtggccttcgtggaattacgctctggccttgaggcaccaccacgaccccccgtggaattacgtccttttgtcgaggcaccaccagggacttcccttaagagggtccatggaattatgtcaaatcgatgaggcgccaccaagatCCCTCattacaagagtcatggaattattcCCTACtcatactttaaacatattccTCCCACCAATCAATAATTTCCCATAACATAAATATCATGTGTAATCCACAATTCATACCAGTCATGCTTTCCAATTCACACCCAATCAAATATCATGCCATTTCCATTTCATAAGTAACATATTAATCATGTTATCATCACGCAATCCTTCTAGTAAAGTAATTGGGGCAGATAAACAAGTCACACATCGGTGAACCACTTAATCATAACATCAAAAACTGCCCTCTTCCTCGCTTAAGCTAACagagctcgctcaggcgaggggaaccctctcgctcaagcgaaccccatctcgcctaggcgagggcgcGACAAGGGGCCAGAGGGCTCTacgaggtctcgctcaggcgggtcccttctcgcctaggcgagagcacccCTCGCTCAAAAAGAACACaagtcgcctaggcgacaattTGAGAGGAAAAGTCCTGGACGAGTCTCTgatagtctcgcttaggcgagactagctcgcttgggcggGAAAACCAGCACCCACCACTATTTTCGCATACAACAGCCAAAATCACAAACCAAAACATGCTTAAATCAATCCCAATCGGGCACAACGACCACCAACCAATACAGTCATGAAATAATCGACAAAACATCTGAAAAACACCAGTAATCGAgggtcctagcttcccttacctataaTGAGCTAGCAAAATAACTTTGACACCTAAGCCCACCACTGCAGTAGCCCCACGAGCAGATTGAAGAGCTGGAGATAGTGGCACAGAGGGGAGATTAGGTTTACTACGGTGAACCCCAACATAGAACACGAAAATAACTTAGAGGAGGTTTAAGGTCATGGAACAAACTTACGTGCAGGAATAACGAGGTTGAACTAACTTGAACGGAATGGaggaccaaaccctagcagagactACAGTAGCAGCTCAAGGGTGTGTGGAAATTTGTTTTACGCAAAAAtgccagaattagggttttggaTAGCTTTAGGTCAGTTTTTCTCTTATtaggccaacccttaggcccaaagGTGAGGGACAGCCTTAAGAAGAAGGGCAGCACGAAAAATGGGTCTTATATTCTcccaaacaagaaaattttcgacctcgaaaatgaaaCTTACCTGGTAAACAAATGTGGATgcgattttctcatgtcctcctttaactcccaagtcgagtcacccatCCTTCGATCCCAAATGACTTTAACAAGACTGACGGCCTTTCCTCGGCTTTCCTCAACCTTTCTATCCTCTAAAGCGATGAGTGGTACTTCCACCGTAAGATCCtctctgatctgtatatcctcagcttTCAATACATGGGCCAGATCGAACACATATTTCCTCagctgtgacacatgaaacaccgGATGAAGGTTTGCCAACTGAGGGGGCAAAGCTATCTCATACGCCACcggtccaatcctcctcgtgcTTTGATATGGGCCAAGGAATTTGGGAGAAAGTTTCCTcaagcggagagcccttcccacaccagtggttcgagtcaccctcaagaacacatgatcgccAGCTGCGAACTCCAAGggtctcctcctacggtctgcataggccttctgcctactctgagaggCTTGCACTCTGTttctcaccatcctcactttCTCAATGGTCTACTCTAACAATTCTGATCCAACCAGTACCACTTCTCCGTCCTGGTACCAacagagaggagtcctacaccttctgccataaagagcctcgtatggcgctatgtcaatgctcgcatgaaagctgttgttgtaggtaaactcgaTCAAGGGCAACACCTCATCCCAAGTCCCCAGGTGATCCAATATACACGTCCGTAACAAGTCCTCAAGTGACTGAATGGTCCTCTCTGATTGGCCATCAGTTTGGGGATGGTAGGCCGAGCTCATATTCAACTTAGTCCCTAAAGCCTCCTGTAAGGTTTGCCAGAATCAGGAAGTAAATCAtgggtctctatcagaaactatgctcaaaggtactccatgcaaccttacgatctccttaatgtacaactgggctaacttggccatggacatcctcaagttcatcgccaagaagtgggcactcttggtcaaccgatccactatcacccagatggtgtcatgtcctctaaaagtccgtggcaaatgggtcataAAGTCCATCGAGATGTTGTCtcatttccacactggtatctcTAAAGGCTGTAGAATCCCACCGGGTCTCtggtgctccaccttcgccttctgacaggTCAGGCAGGCTGATACAAATAGggccacatctttcttcatcccttgccaccagaaagtctccttgaggtcctgatacatcttagtcatgccaggatgcaagcgaagacgacttttgtgtccttcctccaggatcaactTCTTCACATCTGCATCATTAGGTACACAGATTCTACCATGAAATCTCAGTATACCATCATTACCCAAGGCAAAGTCTCTAGCCTCATCCGACCCAAGTTATTCTCTGACTCGGTTTAGACTGGCATCCAACAATTGCCCTCTCTGACTGAGTCCAAAAAGttactagatatagtaagggcactacacctaatggactcgggccccaactccacctgtagtCTCATCCCTGAACTTTTCTAGCAGTTCCACCTCCCttatcatgagatgtgccgTATGTACaatcttcctactcaaggcatcgaCTACCACGTTTGCCTTCCCCGGGTGATACAATAGTTCGAAATCATAGTCTTTAAGGAACTCCATCCACATCCTTTGCCTCATGTTGAGCTCTTTCTGGTCAAACAGATACTTAAGGCTCTTATGACCGCTGAACACACGGAACTGAGCACCATAGAGATAGTGCCTctagatcttcaaggcaaatactATAGTCGCCAaatccaagtcatgagtgggatagttgtgctcatgcaccttaagttgtcTCGAAGCATACGCCATAACCTTATTCTCTTGCATTAGTACGCAGCCGAGCCCAAGATGAGATGCGTCACAGTAGACTTCAAA encodes the following:
- the LOC114169186 gene encoding uncharacterized protein LOC114169186, which translates into the protein MKSQFLLRSQTLFLPQKQVLKPYYPEAMATTTRDLKIHLSKRQRGLRICLCVSSLVILVAAILILIFTIFKPKDPSVFVNPVDLENFQVLSPNSSGAPLNLVITIQNPNYASFKNRNGSGYLKYGDTIIAEIPLESRLFPARSTTNVSTTANIQTEKLLKDPNFMVAVEGGAFNMTSEAKLSGKVRMAKIIRLKAKVYLSCTISLNISAFQTASTCISKLKL